One window from the genome of Cucumis melo cultivar AY chromosome 12, USDA_Cmelo_AY_1.0, whole genome shotgun sequence encodes:
- the LOC103497185 gene encoding phenolic glucoside malonyltransferase 1-like — MANFLSLKLIDVCKVPPPPTAVEPSSLRLTFLDLLWLRFHPYQLLFFYELPSNEISFHDVIVPKLKSSLSLTLQHYLPLAGNLVWSSQSDVPVIEFVEGDGISMTVAESDGDFYHLSGNGFREVSEFHPLVPQLPVSHDRAAGIAIVTKFQNKGFSIGITNHHAIIDGRSSTSFIKSWAQICIEESSIPTPKQMPLYDRSVLTDPKDFEKLIAKAWQDLEGPNNKSLNLKFPPKKYGLIRSTLEFKHQNIQKLKEWILKKKSKNENFDSSSSHISSFVIATAYLCVCTAKLEGLKEGKLFFGFPTDVRTRLKPQVPLNYFGNCVVGVFVCLERSEVLRENGIILACDEISKAIKNCDDGPLNWCENLVSTICQMTNDYSEIQVISLTGSPRFGVYSADFGFGKPKRVEIVSAESPYLFSLTDGRNSDVVMEIGIVKKRKEMEAFVAIFNQGFESI, encoded by the exons aTGGCTAACTTTCTTTCTCTAAAATTAATTGACGTCTGCAAAGTCCCTCCTCCTCCGACAGCGGTGGAACCGTCATCTCTTCGGCTCACTTTCCTTGATTTATTGTGGCTAAGGTTTCATCCATACcaacttctttttttctatgAACTTCCTTCGAATGAGATCTCGTTTCACGACGTCATTGTTCCGAAACTCAAGAGCTCTCTGTCTCTTACTCTTCAACACTATCTTCCTCTGGCTGGCAACCTCGTTTGGTCATCGCAATCCGATGTACCCGTCATTGAATTTGTCGAAGGCGATGGCATTTCCATGACGGTGGCAGAGTCCGACGGGGACTTTTATCATCTTTCTGGTAACGGGTTTCGGGAAGTTTCGGAATTTCATCCTCTTGTTCCTCAATTGCCAGTTTCTCATGATCGTGCCGCAGGCATTGCTATT GTTACTAAATTCCAGAACAAAGGTTTTTCCATTGGAATAACCAATCACCATGCAATCATAGATGGAAGAAGCTCAACTTCATTCATCAAATCATGGGCTCAAATTTGCATTGAAGAATCCTCTATACCAACCCCCAAACAAATGCCATTATATGATAGATCAGTTCTAACTGATCCAAAAGATTTCGAAAAACTCATTGCAAAAGCATGGCAAGACTTAGAAGGACCCAACAACAAAAGCTTGAACCTTAAATTCCCCCCCAAAAAATATGGTTTAATTAGAAGCACTTTAGAATTCAAACACCAAAACATTCAAAAGCTAAAGGAATGGATCTTGAAAAAGAAGagcaaaaatgaaaattttgattcttcttcttctcatatATCTTCATTTGTAATAGCAACGGCTTATCTTTGTGTTTGTACAGCCAAATTAGAAGGTTTAAAAGAAGGGAAATTATTTTTTGGGTTTCCAACCGATGTAAGAACTCGTTTAAAGCCACAAGTGCCATTGAATTACTTTGGGAATTGTGTGGTTGGTGTGTTTGTTTGTCTTGAAAGGTCTGAAGTTTTGAGGGAAAATGGAATCATTTTGGCTTGTGATGAGATTTCAAAAGCTATTAAAAATTGTGATGATGGACCTTTAAATTGGTGTGAGAATTTGGTGTCAACAATTTGTCAAATGACAAATGATTATTCAGAAATACAAGTCATTTCTTTAACTGGTTCACCAAGATTTGGAGTTTATAGTGCTGATTTTGGATTTGGAAAGCCAAAGAGAGTGGAGATTGTGTCAGCTGAATCACcatatcttttttctttgacTGATGGTAGAAATAGTGACGTGGTAATGGAGATTGGTATTGTTAAGAAAAGGAAGGAAATGGAAGCCTTTGTTGCCATATTTAATCAAGGCTTTGAATCTATTTGA